In Chryseobacterium lactis, a single genomic region encodes these proteins:
- the rpoC gene encoding DNA-directed RNA polymerase subunit beta', with the protein MSNKNKTSRFNKITIGLASPESILQDSRGEVLKPETINYRTHKPERDGLFCEKIFGPVKDYECACGKYKRIRYKGIVCDRCGVEVTEKKVRRERIGHINLVVPIAHIWYFRSLPNKIGYLLGIPSKKLDMIIYYERYVVIQQGIAKKLDGSDFENMEFLTEEEYLDIMETLPVENQYLDDSDPNKFIARMGAEAVEDLLKRIDLDALSFDLRHKAHNEGSKQRRTEALKRLNVVEALRGANTRMINRPEWMIMRVLPVIPPELRPLVPLDGGRFATSDLNDLYRRVIIRNNRLKRLLEIKAPEVILRNEKRMLQESVDSLFDNTRKSSAVKSESNRPLKSLSDSLKGKQGRFRQNLLGKRVDYSARSVIVVGPNLQLHECGIPKDMAAELYKPFIIRKLIERGIVKTVKSAKRIIDRKEPVVYDILENVMKGHPVLLNRAPTLHRLGIQAFQPKMIEGKAIQLHPLVTTAFNADFDGDQMAVHLPLGPEAILEAQLLMLGSQNILNPANGSPITVPSQDMVLGLYFMTKELSSTEDMKVKGEGLAFYSPEEAEIAYAEGRVSLNAKVRCRLPIKEDGEIVTRLIETSVGRILFNQIVPKQSGYINELLTKKSLRNVIGKILADTDFPTTVKFLDAMKDLGYSNAFKGGLSFSLGDIVVPVEKKQMIATSIETVDEIRANYNMGLITDTERYNQVIDVWTNTNAGLTEMIMSRMKTDQGGFNSVYMMLDSGARGSKEQIRQLSGMRGLMAKPQKAGSTGAEIIENPILANFKEGLSILEYFISTHGARKGLADTALKTADAGYLTRRLVDVAQDVIVTEDDCGTLRGTEVTALKKNDEIVERISERILGRVSLHNIYDPESDELIASADQVIIEELAKKIEAAGLEAVEVRSPLTCEAKKGICAKCYGRNLATGKVIHMGEAVGVIAAQSIGEPGTQLTLRTFHQGGTAGNVSENPSIVARRDGIVEMDEVRTITSEDESGNTAEVVVSRSTEFRLVADNESRTPLMVANVPYGSILAVKPGDKVKKGDTICRWDPYNAVIIAETSGKVEYEDIIQGISFQLEIDEQTGFEEKVISESRNKKAVPTLKVVDSKGVEQKAYNLPVGAHLMVNDGEKIKAGKVLIKIPRKSAKAGDITGGLPRVTELFEARNPSNPAVVTEIDGVVSYGKIKRGNRELIVEAKTGERKIYLVKLSNQILVQENDFVRAGSPLSDGSITPEDILRIKGPTAVQEYLVNEIQEVYRLQGVKIDDKHFEIIVRQMMTKVSIVDGGDTQFLEGALEHKYDFLEENNRVFGLKVVVEAGDSKEFRPGQMITARELRDENSKLRREDQSLVEVREALPATATPVLQGITRAALQTKSFMSAASFQETTKVLNEAAVAGKVDALGGLKENVIVGHRIPAGTGLKEYQNVIVGSKKEFEDLN; encoded by the coding sequence ATGTCAAATAAAAATAAAACAAGTAGATTTAATAAAATAACCATCGGTTTAGCTTCACCCGAGTCTATTTTACAGGACTCAAGAGGGGAGGTTTTAAAGCCGGAAACTATTAACTACAGAACTCACAAGCCTGAAAGAGACGGGCTATTCTGTGAGAAAATCTTTGGTCCTGTAAAGGATTACGAATGTGCTTGTGGTAAATATAAGAGAATTCGTTATAAAGGGATTGTTTGTGACCGTTGTGGAGTAGAAGTTACTGAGAAAAAAGTAAGAAGAGAGAGAATCGGGCACATCAACCTTGTAGTTCCAATTGCACACATCTGGTATTTCCGTTCATTACCAAACAAAATCGGATACCTTCTTGGAATTCCTTCTAAGAAATTAGATATGATCATCTACTACGAAAGATACGTAGTGATTCAACAAGGTATTGCTAAGAAATTAGACGGTTCTGATTTCGAAAATATGGAATTCCTTACAGAAGAAGAGTACCTTGATATCATGGAAACTCTTCCTGTAGAAAACCAATATCTTGACGATTCTGATCCAAACAAATTCATCGCCAGAATGGGTGCTGAAGCTGTTGAAGATCTATTAAAAAGAATCGATCTTGATGCATTGTCTTTCGACTTAAGACATAAAGCTCACAACGAAGGTTCTAAGCAAAGAAGAACTGAAGCTCTGAAAAGATTGAACGTTGTAGAAGCATTGAGAGGTGCTAATACAAGAATGATCAACAGACCGGAGTGGATGATTATGCGTGTACTTCCTGTTATCCCACCAGAACTAAGACCATTGGTTCCATTGGATGGAGGACGTTTCGCAACTTCTGACTTAAATGACCTTTATAGAAGAGTTATTATCAGAAATAACCGTTTGAAGAGATTATTGGAGATCAAAGCTCCTGAAGTAATCTTGAGAAACGAGAAGCGTATGCTTCAGGAATCAGTAGATTCATTATTCGATAACACAAGAAAATCTTCTGCAGTAAAATCTGAATCAAACAGACCATTGAAATCACTTTCTGATTCATTGAAAGGTAAGCAAGGTCGTTTCCGTCAGAACTTACTAGGAAAAAGGGTTGACTACTCTGCGCGTTCGGTAATTGTTGTAGGTCCAAACTTACAGCTTCACGAATGTGGTATTCCTAAAGATATGGCAGCTGAACTTTACAAACCGTTTATCATTAGAAAACTAATCGAGAGAGGAATTGTAAAAACAGTAAAATCTGCGAAGAGAATTATTGATAGAAAAGAACCGGTAGTTTATGATATCTTAGAAAACGTGATGAAAGGTCACCCTGTTCTATTGAACAGAGCACCTACGCTTCACAGACTAGGTATTCAGGCTTTCCAACCTAAGATGATCGAAGGTAAGGCAATCCAATTACACCCGTTAGTAACAACAGCATTCAACGCCGATTTCGATGGTGACCAGATGGCGGTACACTTACCGTTAGGACCAGAAGCGATCCTTGAAGCTCAGTTATTGATGTTAGGTTCTCAAAACATCTTGAACCCTGCAAACGGTTCTCCAATTACAGTACCATCTCAGGACATGGTTCTTGGTCTTTATTTCATGACTAAAGAATTGAGCTCTACAGAAGATATGAAAGTAAAAGGAGAAGGTCTTGCATTCTATTCTCCTGAAGAAGCGGAAATCGCTTATGCAGAAGGTAGAGTATCTTTAAATGCTAAAGTAAGATGTAGACTTCCTATTAAAGAAGACGGAGAAATCGTAACAAGATTGATCGAAACTTCTGTTGGTAGAATCTTATTCAACCAGATTGTACCTAAGCAGTCAGGATATATCAATGAACTTCTGACTAAGAAATCATTGAGAAACGTTATCGGTAAGATCCTTGCTGATACGGATTTCCCTACAACTGTGAAGTTCCTTGATGCAATGAAAGATCTAGGATATTCAAATGCATTCAAAGGAGGTCTGTCATTCTCATTAGGGGATATCGTAGTTCCTGTTGAGAAAAAGCAAATGATTGCTACTTCAATTGAAACTGTAGACGAAATTAGAGCTAACTATAACATGGGTCTAATTACCGATACAGAACGTTATAACCAGGTAATCGACGTTTGGACAAACACCAACGCCGGATTAACTGAAATGATCATGAGCAGAATGAAAACTGACCAAGGTGGGTTCAACTCTGTATACATGATGCTTGACTCTGGAGCGAGGGGTTCTAAAGAACAGATCCGTCAGTTATCAGGGATGAGAGGTTTGATGGCGAAACCGCAAAAAGCCGGTTCTACCGGAGCGGAGATCATCGAAAACCCGATCCTTGCAAACTTTAAGGAAGGTCTTTCGATTCTAGAGTACTTTATCTCTACCCACGGTGCTCGTAAGGGTCTTGCGGATACCGCTCTTAAGACAGCCGATGCTGGTTACTTAACGAGAAGATTGGTAGACGTTGCACAGGACGTTATCGTTACAGAAGATGACTGTGGAACATTAAGAGGTACTGAAGTTACTGCACTTAAGAAAAATGACGAGATCGTTGAAAGAATCTCTGAAAGAATCTTAGGTAGAGTTTCTCTTCATAATATCTATGACCCTGAATCTGACGAGTTAATCGCTAGTGCAGACCAGGTGATCATCGAAGAATTGGCTAAGAAAATTGAAGCAGCAGGTTTAGAAGCTGTTGAGGTTCGTTCACCATTAACTTGTGAAGCTAAGAAAGGGATCTGTGCGAAATGCTACGGTAGAAACTTAGCAACAGGTAAAGTAATCCACATGGGTGAAGCGGTAGGTGTAATTGCAGCACAGTCAATTGGGGAGCCGGGAACTCAGCTTACGTTGAGAACTTTCCACCAAGGGGGTACTGCAGGAAACGTATCAGAAAACCCATCGATTGTTGCAAGAAGAGACGGTATCGTTGAAATGGATGAAGTAAGAACAATTACTTCTGAAGATGAAAGCGGTAATACAGCTGAAGTTGTAGTTTCACGTTCAACAGAATTCAGATTAGTTGCTGATAACGAGTCAAGAACTCCGTTAATGGTAGCTAACGTACCTTATGGATCTATATTAGCTGTAAAACCAGGTGATAAAGTGAAAAAAGGTGATACAATCTGTAGATGGGATCCATATAACGCGGTTATCATTGCTGAAACTTCAGGTAAGGTAGAATACGAGGATATTATCCAGGGTATTTCATTCCAACTTGAAATTGACGAACAAACAGGATTCGAAGAGAAAGTAATCTCTGAATCTAGAAATAAGAAAGCCGTACCTACCTTGAAGGTGGTAGATTCTAAAGGAGTTGAGCAGAAAGCTTACAACTTACCGGTAGGAGCCCACTTAATGGTAAACGATGGTGAAAAAATTAAGGCTGGTAAAGTCTTAATCAAGATCCCAAGAAAATCTGCAAAAGCAGGGGATATCACCGGAGGTCTTCCGAGAGTTACCGAACTATTCGAAGCAAGAAACCCTTCAAACCCAGCGGTTGTTACTGAAATCGACGGGGTAGTTTCTTACGGAAAAATTAAGAGAGGTAACCGTGAACTTATTGTTGAGGCTAAAACTGGAGAAAGAAAAATTTATTTAGTTAAATTATCCAACCAGATCTTAGTACAGGAGAATGACTTCGTAAGAGCAGGTTCTCCACTTTCTGACGGTTCTATCACACCGGAAGATATTCTAAGAATTAAAGGCCCAACTGCCGTTCAGGAATACTTAGTAAACGAAATTCAGGAAGTTTACCGTCTACAAGGGGTAAAAATCGACGACAAGCACTTCGAAATCATCGTAAGACAGATGATGACAAAAGTATCTATCGTTGATGGAGGTGATACTCAATTCCTTGAAGGAGCTCTTGAACATAAGTATGACTTCCTAGAAGAAAACAATAGAGTATTCGGTCTTAAAGTAGTAGTAGAAGCTGGTGATTCTAAAGAATTCAGACCAGGTCAGATGATTACTGCAAGAGAATTAAGAGATGAGAACTCTAAGTTGAGACGTGAAGATCAAAGCTTGGTAGAAGTAAGAGAAGCTCTTCCTGCTACAGCAACTCCTGTATTACAAGGTATTACAAGAGCAGCCCTTCAAACGAAATCGTTCATGTCTGCAGCATCATTCCAGGAAACAACTAAAGTTCTTAACGAGGCAGCAGTTGCTGGTAAAGTTGACGCTCTTGGTGGTCTTAAAGAAAATGTAATTGTAGGTCACAGAATTCCTGCAGGTACAGGTCTTAAAGAATATCAGAATGTTATCGTAGGTTCTAAGAAAGAATTCGAAGACCTTAACTAA